In Mustela lutreola isolate mMusLut2 chromosome 4, mMusLut2.pri, whole genome shotgun sequence, the genomic stretch CTATTTGAGAAATAATCGTTATCAGGTACCAAAAGTGAGATGGTGACATAAATACAGATGTTATAGGAAACAGTGCATATTTCAATGAAAAGTTTATTGTTTCTCTTGAGATTAGCATGATGAGAATGTTCTGAATGCTCTGAAGGATTcctatctttttaagaaaatgcaaacatcCATTAAAATTGCTTTTGAAATCAGACATTTATTCACTTACTAATTGTTTAACTAGAGAAAAATTACCTTATTCAGACACACAAGAATGCCAATGGTCCTATATATGATGTATTTAGTAGAgtagcttctttaaaaaataaataaataaagtaacttctttaaTATCTACCTTTAAATGCAGTCCTCTCACTGCTCTAAACAAGGAACCTAAAAGTTAAAAAGCAATTGGCAGACAGAAGGTCTGTCTGGGCTTCAGCAGCCCAGAGAGAGTGGAAAAAGATACCTAAATTGCTTAATTTATTTTGTGCCTTTAAGTAGTATAAAAATCTGCCTTATAGTTTTGTGTAACCATAGAACAGAAATAGacaaatattattttagtaaACTCGGTAGAAACAAACTTCTTCCCACATATTTGATagaaaaatataatctaaaaattcTCCTGCCCAACCCCTTGGCAGCCTGCCAGTCTTCCATCTGTACCGTGCTGTTGGATTCCCCTCGCTCTTGATTCCCAGATGACTCTCGCGCTCATTAAAGGTCACCTCGCAGACACTAAAATGCTACTTTACAAGAATCAGGTAAAAGGTATTCTGTGTATTTGTCTTTATTCTTATATTGGAAATATGCActaatatgaaacaaaacaaaaccaaatttccttccttttttctcttgacTAATGTAGATAAGCTATATTTTAAATTGGCATTTActccaaatgaaaatgaaataacatttgtaaaaagaattagagaataaaacaaagtctTCAAATTAAGCTATACtttttctgtctaaaataaaaCCCCAAGTCAAGAAAACAACCTCCAGATCTGCTGTTTTAATAGTCAGTATTTCAATTCTTACTGTACACATTTCAGTTTGTATTTGGAAAACATGTAACCATTCATCTTTACAGAAATACGTTCCCATTTCAATATAGAGGAAGCTGTATTTATTAAGAGGTTAACTTGAAAGTTAGTGCTCACCAAAAGCTAATTAGCACCTATTTCATGTTCTAGAAAGATAAAATATCAAAGTCCTATGCACATGTCTTATTTATGTATACAGTATTCCAGAAATGAATGGGATACTTAAAAGATTAAACAGGAACATCCTTTACTTATGGAAAACAggataaaataaatctgaaattaaTTGTCAGACATTGTTTTGAATAAGAACAGAATGACCTATCCTCTCAGCTCTAATCATGGATATAGACTTTTTAAGAGTTCATTTTTCCCTATGTCTAATAGTTAAGTATTTCCAAACAAAAGTTAATTCTGGAAATTCTTGTGTCTGAAGAGAGGTTTTTGGCCAGAGGAGGTACTATTTGAAACAGACAGATTAAGTTGGCACTAATTACAAACAAATGACTATGTCTTAATACTAAACTAAAATTTCCCTGGTTTGCTGGTACAAGGCTAATTTTACTCAGAATGTAGACATAAAGACAAGTgataggtaagaaaaaaaatttaacaagagTTCATTAAATGCCATACAACTACCTGGCACCACCCCACAAGTTACTGAATAACGTTATTCAATAACAAGTTATTGAATAACTTTAACAacaggtatttttttaatctgttccttTAAATTGTTTTGTGGGAGGCTGTCCTATGTATTGAGGAGGGGATAactggagggtggggaaggagagaggagtagATGAAAAGATACACTGATGAAGAAGGTCTGGGGGACAGGGAGCTAGGCCAGAAAGAGTTTATGGGAAGGCCACTATCTACAGAGAGAATAGGTCGTACAGGACTCTGGAGATCTTTCCAAATTCTCAGGCTTAGTCTTCGCTGTTAGTAAGCAAGGCTGGTTAGAGATGCTTAAGCAATTGTCTGGCTATTCACTAACAGATCCATGGACTTCTCTGTTAAGGgcatataaaatttgaaaagctaTCCAGTTGCTGAAAAGCCTCAAAAATTACTAAACCTTACCAGCTGAGGGAATCAAGAAGTCCCAAATTTCCATTTATCTAGCTATAATTAATAAAACCATTCTGGCCCATATGAGGGAAGGGCAGGAGTTTGCAAGGTTGACAGGGCTTGGCAGTTGCTTCTTGCTGGTCTCTAAATGAGGTATAGGTATCCCTCAAATACTACCAGCATTGTATTGAAAATCTGTAACTAAACAATGACAAGGGGTTATTCTGAAAACTTAAGAGAGCAAACAAGTATCCTTAAGTTTAATTTCAAAAATCCCTGGAATTTCTGATAAATTGGTGTTATAATTCTGAGATTTATCCTCAACGTGGGTTTGTAAACAGACAGCTGGAGCTTAATTTTTCCTATTCACATGAAGAACTGTTTCAACAATGTCCTATCTAAGGGTTCTCAGCctgggaaaggaggggaaagatGATGTTGGCCCccaagggacatttggcaatgtctggaaatgtttttggttgtcataactgGAGAGTGCTATTGGCAACTAGTGGACAGAGGGCAGAGATACTGCTAAACATCCAGCAAAGTACAAGACAGCTCCTCACAACAAAGAAGGATGCAACCCGAAATATCAATACTGTTGAGGTTGAGAAAACCTGGTCTACtccaaatgttttaaatattattaactcATAATACTATATGGTGAGTTTAAGgagtctttattattttcattaggaACCAATTTCACCATGGCAGTTTGAAAAACAGACCCTGCCCTAAAGTTATATGTAAGCTATACAGAAGGAAAAGATGACGCCTTTGTgatttgtgagagaaagaaagagaaataaagagggagggagggaggaagggaggaaagaaaggggggaGGAATGGCTATTTTTATTCATAAAGATATTCAGATACAATTTTCAATGAACcagaaaaattatctttcttaGACAATACACTGAGAAAAGTAaggaacaaaataattataaactatCCTACTAATCAATTATCAAGCTACtcataaaaattaatcaattacCAATTCATTATTCCTTAACTATATTACTATGCCATCTGAAAATCAGCTCTCTACTAATCAATTATCAAGTTACtcataaaaattaatcaattacCAATTCATTATtccttaaatatattaatatgccATCTGAAAATCAGCTCTCTTATCAGAAGCTGTTAACAGCTAGGAGAGGAGTATAACAGTATgtatttattatgaaattttttAGTTCCCTTGGTTATacggcaattaaaaaaaaaaaaaaaaagaaagctatggaAGGAGTAACCCTGTGGTCTGGGAGATACTAGAGTGTGCTCAGCCATTTAGCTCTAACCCACTTCTTGTCTTCTCCATTTCCTGTTAGATTTCCCTTCCAGTTAGTAGGGACCATTTGCCTTGGTAATCACTCGTTTAAAGTCCTTCAGAACAGTAGCTAACATTTCCTAAGTATCTACTAATAAGataagtaaaatcatttttatagctCCTCTCAAAAAATCTTTGGtattaaaatgatgaaatgagCCAGAATTTCATCAACATAAGAACCTCACACAGATCAAACCATGGGGGAGGTGTTCAGTAAAAATCTGTTAGCAAATGGGTGAGTgaatccttctttttttaagctctATGGGAAATACAACAAACCTAGATGGGTTTCTTTTAGTTTAGGTTTCAGAGTAACATTTTCATAAATACctatcattttacaaatgaatttaTAATCTAAGTTGTCCCATTAAGACAATGTTAATTTCTTCTGCCTTTTGGCCTCCTGGCCCTGCTGCCTGAAAAATGAGTCAATTACTTTTGATAACTATTGCAAATGTCTTACTAGTCCCACTGGCCATGTAAACGTGATCAGaggacaaagaaaggaaagaagcttAGCCAGATTTTCAGTCACTGCTTAAACTCACTCCAGCACTATGGGAATGACTTTCATCTTCAGCAATATCTTAAACTCTGGGATTATTGtaaggaaaataaacttttacaaAATGCTATTTAGCTGTAAACgcatttcttttctgcttcctgGTAATCATTATTATGAATTTCATGAGGTATTAATGTCTTCTATTCCATTCACTatttcactttgaaaaatgttttttggaCAACAACTCTAGGAGAACCCCAAGACTCTCTAGAAGAGAATCAGTCTGTTTAGGGGAAAGGAGGAGGTAAAGAAGGATGGCAAAAGCAATAAGCAAAATGTCTAAGTCAGCACTTTGGAATgactaaacataaataaaatggggaaagtaaagtcagaaaagaagagaataagCAAGCAGGGCCacctgcttggtggggaggcaCACGATGACAGGCATGAGATTCAACCAGGGGGTTATAACACTGACATCCATTTAATTATTAGAAATACTGAGTTTGGGctccaaaatatttttcctattcagATCCTGCTCTTTGTGtgtaatttttattgtttcaaaagtcatctttttttttttttcctctttcagaaaAAGCAATTCTTCAAATCCAGTTCCCACACCAGGATTTGAATGCAACAAGTTCCAAATGCACTGTAGTTCAGCAATACTTAAGTATGTTCTACTGCATCTCAGGCCCTGAGCAAGCAGCAGGCACTCCCAATTTCGCTTTTGGCAAATTTTCACTAAGTACTTTCCCTCCCCAAACATGTATCTAAATCCACGACTTTTAAACCTTTATAAACATGCAAACCCCTCCCTTCTGAAAGCTTTTGAGTGAGCACTCCGCAGTCTGGCTCTTCTCCTGCAGAGTGGCTTTACGGTAGGGGTCTGTTTACATGTTTGCTACAGGTAGTTGCGGCTGTGACTGTATCTTGCAGATAAGACACCTGACATCTTGGAGATACCTGACATCTTTCAACAGGGCTTGATTCAAAgacaaatcaaaattttaatttagaaaggaaaaaaagagagagacctcCTTTCTGCTCTGAGAGTGCAGACTCCTGGACAGGGAGCTCACCAAACCGACTCTATTTCCTCACCTTGCCTCGGCTCCCACATCTGTGGGCGCAGAGAAAGCTGAAGCGCTGACATGCTTCCTGGATCCTCAAGCACTTGTGGGATTGCCTGGCAGTGAGGTATGTCCTGTGTGTTAAGACCACGTAAGAGTTTTACAGGAATTTAATTCTCAAGCGACAACTCTGTGAAGCAGGAACAATTGCTCCGAgtctttaaaaagacttttatgtatttatttgggggagacgGGAGAGAGTGGGTGCACGAACAGGGGTTAGGGacagagagcgaagcaggctctctgctgagcagaaccctgggatcatgaccagagccacccaggcgttcccagTTGCTCCCATTTTACACGGAGGTAGCTGAGGTCCCGAGCACACAAGTCAAGGGTACAGCAGGGAGGTTAAGGCAAACGTTGTGATTCTATACCTGCGCCCTTAAACACCTAGCGGCGTCCCTGCACTAAGTCCATCATTCCTGGGCAGCTCTTAAAAGTCTCAGTTCTGAGCTTCAAGCGATAAGACCCAGGGGGCTCTCCGGCTCCTCAGTGGCCCCGGGAAACGGGTCCTCGTCCCCAGGGCACGCTTCGCCCGCCTGGGCAGGGCCGGAACGTGCCTGCTGGGGTGATTCCCAACCGGGAGGCAGACATGGAGCAGGCCGAAACGCGGCGGCGGGACTCTGGGTGGGAGCCACCTCTCTGGCTGCGTCCTGTTCCCGCCCCTCAGCCCGGGCAGCGAGGCGGGGCTCGGGTCGGGTTGGGCCCCCACCGGGAGTGGTAGCCCGCCGCGGGAAGCAGCCGCCGCCCGGGCCGCAAGGGTAGAGGCGAGGCGGAGCGGAGCCGGGCGCGACGGGAAGGGGAGGCAGCGCAGGCCGGgttgcagccgccgccgccgccgccgccgccgcgcacTGAGCGCCGCGATGGGGCTGGAGACCGAGAAAGCAGACGTCCAGCTCTTCATGGACGACGATGCCTACAGCCGCCATAGCGGCGTCGACTACGCGGACCTGGATAAGTTCGCGGACTCGGGCTCCGATCGGGATCCCCACCGGCTCAACTCGCATCTCAAGGTGAAGAAGCCTGGGGCGGGCCGTAACCTGGACCCCGCCAAGGCTTGGGGGCATGGGTGCCTCCTCTACCCCTGCCcgcaccccaacccccaccctcaaCACTGGGTCAGCCCCGCGGGGTCCGAGACCCGGAATTCACAGGCCTTGGAGCCACCTGTGTAACTTGGAATTCTTAGCCAAATTCTTGTATGTCCAACCTCACCCTAAGAGAAGGTAGGCGACCCAGCCAGCTCCTTCTCGCTTCTTCTATCCGAGCACTCCTGGTTCCGGGGGCTGCGGGTTGGGTGACAGTAGGGTGTTCCTGTGTCTTGCAGGTGGGCTTCGAGGATGTGATTGCAGAGCCGGTGACTACACACTCCTTTGACAAAGTGTGGATTTGCAGCCATGCCCTCTTTGAAATCAGCAAATACGTGATCTACAAGTTCCTGACATTTTTCCTGGCTATCCCCATGGCCTTCGCTGCAGGAATTCTCTTTGCCATCCTCAGCTGTCTGCACATCTGGTGAGAAGGGCACACCGGGGTGGACCGACTTTCTGAAACGTAGAAATGTTCTTTGCCACCTGCCCCCtgcactccccttctcccaaggCCTGCTTGCAAGAAGAACACGCATCAGCTCGCCACAGTAGCAAGAAATGGGAGGCCTTGAAGGGCAGTGTGCTTTTTCGAGAATCATAGGTTAGGTTAGGAGTTTAAACAGAAGTAACGTCCCTCTGCCCTTGGGTGTGATTTTCCTTCTGATGTTAATAAGGCCCCGCTGACTATGGAGGTAGAGACCTGGAGGTCATGCTTCCTGCCACAGACTGTTCTCTTATAGAACAAGTTAGGACTTGTGCCAGTGGTTCTGGGCTAGGCTCTTACTTCTATCATCACCATTTATTCAGTCACCACCTGTGCTTGAGCTAAACAAAAGTGATCTCTGAGCAGACTGCCAGTGACAGTATAATTGAACAGGGGTATCAGGCCTGGTTAAGAAATGCTATGGAGGGGCTGTCCAATCCTGACAGTAGCAGATGGCAAGAATGTGACCCTGTGTGTGTGCAATTAAGGTGAGGGGCCCccagcagaaatgaatgaaaagtcaAGCTGCAGGATAATGAAATGAGAAGGCCTCCAAATTACTTTTTCACCTATGAGACAACATAGGGAGTGGCATCAACTTGAAGTATGAAACCTCCTGGGCATTAATAGGCTGTTTTGAGTAACTTTATTCACACTCAAAGTGCATCATAAAACTTTGGAGAACATTTtaagcattaaaaatttttaaaagaaaatgttacattgttttaaaagatatCCACCTTGTGTTGAGGGAAAGAACATTCTGATCATCCCCTGTATTGCAACAGTTGTCAAGATTGTGCTTTAGGCCAGTCCTGGCAAAATGTATAATCCTCAATGCCTCCATGTCTTTCTTAGTCACTTCTTACGGTATTGCCACACCCTAACACATGTTGTGTTCATTGTTAGAAGTTACAGAATTATTCTCAATTCCCCTTTACCTTGTAAAtcaattcaatttctttcagttaCTTAGCTAGTTAGCTCAACCTGAtaaatttattgagtgcttagtTTGTGCTGGGCACTGGACCAAGGATGAGTAAGATGTAGAATCTGCCTTCAGTCTATTCAGCATATCAGGGTAGCAGACTAGGTACAGAAGTAGATGTTGAGGAAAACTCTGCTAAATCTATTAAGGAAGAGGGAGGCACTAGGAAGCCTtcatagagaaaaaggaatctaaaatatctcttaaagggtaaataaaaattctggatgcctgtgtggctcaattggttaagtgaccaactgttgatttcagctcaggccatgatctcagggtcaagagatcaaaTCTTGCATCAGCCTtggcactcagcatggagtctgcttgaggattctttctctccctcttcttttgtcCTTTCCCCTGCTCGTAGgctgtctctcaaaaataaataaataaatcttttttaaaaaagataaataaaaattcaccAAATCAGTAAAGGACAACACCAATTTAATTTGGTCACTAAAGATGGAAACAactaaaatatattgaaagtgTCAAAAGACTGTTGGAGGAATGAAAATCTTTGCCTTTATACATAAGCAAATTCACTAAGGCCAGATGTATAGTTTGCTTATAATCTGACATTATTAgcacatggatttttttaaaagaggcacAAGCCAGCATATAAAATTTTGGATTCCTAATTAACCAAAACCAATCGTGTAACCTctttcaaaaatgtgaaaaactgagTAACCACATAGCATGTTGTGAAATGTTGGCTATTAAGCTGTTTGGAAATACAGAGTGCTGCATTTATAATCAACAAAGCTGGGCTTCCTAAAGCACTGGCTGAGGAATTAAAGACAAAATGGTTTTCATTTACTAAATGGTGGAAAGATACAAGTAAAGCTACAATTACCCAATGATGCTTCTCTTAACCTGGGTCGCCTGAAAACAGAAGATGTTTTTTTGTGTGCAGTGCTTCCAATGGTGAATCATCAAACCATTTCTTTTTCAgacacataaaatgtattatttaaccTCAGCTTGTTTTTCAGATTACATTCATGTGGGTCATTAATGTTTAACAGTCATCTATTCATCATCAGGCAGCTGTGATTGCAAGTAGAGGAGTTACTTCAaacaaaaaaatgcttaaaagttAGTGTGTATCTTGATAAAATAGATTTATCATTAATGGATTACATTCCCTGGACATGATAAGACCAGATCAAGGAGAGGCCCTATAACAAATAAAACCTATTTGAGTAAACCTTTCTTCCCCATTGTttcacttccctttctttcttt encodes the following:
- the CAV2 gene encoding caveolin-2 isoform X1 — its product is MGLETEKADVQLFMDDDAYSRHSGVDYADLDKFADSGSDRDPHRLNSHLKVGFEDVIAEPVTTHSFDKVWICSHALFEISKYVIYKFLTFFLAIPMAFAAGILFAILSCLHIWIIMPFVKTCLMVLPSVQTIWKTITDVVIAPLCTSVGHSFSSISLQLSHD